The following are encoded together in the Glycine soja cultivar W05 chromosome 5, ASM419377v2, whole genome shotgun sequence genome:
- the LOC114411336 gene encoding uncharacterized protein LOC114411336: MAVVFGSIPANLPVLTGKNYENWKIQIRVVMRFQGVWEFVEEGYIPVGERARDQQKDVDREKEKKDCKALFILHQSVDAANFEKIAMAQTSKEAWDILQKSHEGATKTKKIKLQTLRRQYELLQMEKNESVAEYITKVQTVVNSMKGYGEKITVQSVVEKVLRTMPPKFDHIVVAIEESKNLEELSLEELQGSLESHEQRMNERINEKKSEQALQARSNPNKHGDRWKKEKTEAKSNKWRGNVIRTTRKEGDPIPKTLQIERRSTKEVFNALTVKSLGILPMSVIANPITKENLKVMMQNWLKKKMMTLNRYC, translated from the coding sequence ATGGCTGTAGTATTTGGCTCAATTCCTGCAAATCTACCAGTTCTCACAGGAAAGAACTATGAAAATTGGAAGATTCAGATCAGGGTGGTGATGCGATTCCAAGGGGTTTGGGAGTTCGTAGAAGAAGGTTATATACCTGTGGGAGAGAGAGCAAGAGATCAACAAAAGGATGttgatagagaaaaagaaaagaaagattgcaAGGCACTTTTTATTTTGCACCAAAGTGTAGATGCTGCTAACTTTGAAAAGATAGCAATGGCTCAAACCTCCAAAGAAGCATGGGACATTCTACAAAAATCTCATGAAGGAGCCACAAAAACCAAGAAGATCAAGCTGCAAACTCTAAGGAGACAATATGAACTACTACAAATGGAAAAGAATGAATCAGTTGCTGAGTACATCACAAAAGTGCAGACAGTGGTGAATTCAATGAAGGGCTATGGAGAAAAGATAACTGTGCAATCAGTTGTAGAGAAGGTGCTTAGAACCATGCCACCTAAGTTCGACCATATTGTGGTAGCCATCGAGGAATCCAAAAATCTTGAAGAGCTTAGCCTAGAGGAATTGCAAGGATCTTTGGAATCTCATGAACAGAGAATGAATGAAAGgataaatgagaagaaaagtgaACAAGCCTTGCAAGCACGGTCTAATCCAAATAAGCATGGTGATAGatggaagaaagagaaaactGAAGCAAAGAGCAATAAATGGAGGGGAAATGTGATAAGGACCACAAGAAAGGAGGGGGATCCAATTCCCAAAACTCTTCAAATAGAAAGAAGATCGACAAAAGAAGTATTCAATGCTTTAACTGTCAAAAGTTTGGGCATTTTGCCGATGAGTGTTATAGCAAACCCAATAACAAAAGAGAACCTAAAGGTGATGATGCAAAATTGGctcaagaagaagatgatgacacTGAACAGGTACTGCTAA
- the LOC114412687 gene encoding 60S ribosomal protein L35a-1 — MVKGRQGERVRLYVRGTILGYKRSKSNQYPNTSLIQIEGVNAKEEVAWYAGKKMAYIYKAKVKKNGSHYRCIWGKVTRPHGNSGIVRAKFKSNLPPKSMGARVRVFMYPSNI; from the exons ATGGTGAAGGGACGCCAAGGAGAACGTGTCAG ACTCTACGTGAGGGGTACAATCCTTGGATACAAAAG GTCCAAGTCAAACCAGTATCCAAATACATCCCTGATCCAAATTGAGGGAGTGAATGCCAAAGAAGAAGTAGCATGGTATGCTGGCAAGAAAATGGCCTATATCTACAAGGCTAAggtgaagaagaatggaagCCATTACCGCTGCATATGGGGCAAGGTTACAAGGCCTCATGGTAACAGTGGTATTGTCCGTGCAAAATTCAAGTCGAACCTTCCACCCAAATCAATG GGAGCCCGAGTAAGAGTATTCATGTATCCAAGTAACATATGA
- the LOC114412688 gene encoding thioredoxin O1, mitochondrial-like isoform X2 produces MARLLVVRSLALRHVIKNRGRPLFFHRLLLSLPSKSSLFATTATATASSQLSLLPSFHHSRSLSSAAAPSDVVLVNSEEEFNNILTKVQDDSLHAIFYFTAAWCGPCRFISPIVGELSKKYPHVTTYKIDIDQEAIQGTLGKLQISSVPTLHFFQNGKKADELIGADVARLNHITEKLFK; encoded by the exons ATGGCGAGACTCTTGGTGGTTCGATCCTTGGCGCTTCGGCATGTGATAAAGAATAGGGGTCGCCCACTCTTCTTCCACcgtcttcttctctctctcccttccAAATCCTCTCTCTTCGCCACCACCGCCACCGCCACTGCTTCCTCTCAGCTCTCTCTCCTCCCCTCCTTTCACCACTCTCGCTCCCTCTCCTCCGCCGCAg CTCCTTCCGACGTTGTCCTTGTTAATTCTGAGGAAGAGTTCAACAATATCCTCACCAAAGTCCAAG ATGACTCGTTGCATGCCATCTTCTATTTCACTGCGGCTTGGTGTGGACCTT GCAGGTTTATTTCTCCTATAGTTGGGGAGCTCAGTAAGAAGTACCCTCATGTAACAACATATAAGATAGACATTGATCAG GAAGCAATTCAAGGCACACTGGGCAAGCTGCAGATTTCATCTGtg CCAACACTTCATTTCTTTCAGAATGGGAAAAAGGCTGATGAGCTTATAGGCGCTGATGTTGCGCGATTGAACCATATCACAGAGAAACTTTTCAAGTAA
- the LOC114412688 gene encoding thioredoxin O1, mitochondrial-like isoform X1: protein MARLLVVRSLALRHVIKNRGRPLFFHRLLLSLPSKSSLFATTATATASSQLSLLPSFHHSRSLSSAAAPSDVVLVNSEEEFNNILTKVQDDSLHAIFYFTAAWCGPCRFISPIVGELSKKYPHVTTYKIDIDQEAIQGTLGKLQISSVPTLHFFQNGKKADELIGADVARLNHITEKLFKKD, encoded by the exons ATGGCGAGACTCTTGGTGGTTCGATCCTTGGCGCTTCGGCATGTGATAAAGAATAGGGGTCGCCCACTCTTCTTCCACcgtcttcttctctctctcccttccAAATCCTCTCTCTTCGCCACCACCGCCACCGCCACTGCTTCCTCTCAGCTCTCTCTCCTCCCCTCCTTTCACCACTCTCGCTCCCTCTCCTCCGCCGCAg CTCCTTCCGACGTTGTCCTTGTTAATTCTGAGGAAGAGTTCAACAATATCCTCACCAAAGTCCAAG ATGACTCGTTGCATGCCATCTTCTATTTCACTGCGGCTTGGTGTGGACCTT GCAGGTTTATTTCTCCTATAGTTGGGGAGCTCAGTAAGAAGTACCCTCATGTAACAACATATAAGATAGACATTGATCAG GAAGCAATTCAAGGCACACTGGGCAAGCTGCAGATTTCATCTGtg CCAACACTTCATTTCTTTCAGAATGGGAAAAAGGCTGATGAGCTTATAGGCGCTGATGTTGCGCGATTGAACCATATCACAGAGAAACTTTTCAA GAAGGACtga